The genome window GTAAAGCAGCTGATGTCACTATCTCAGTGTGAACTAGCTtaatcaattctctctctctctctctctctctctctctctctatatatatatatatatatatatatatatatatatatatatatatacacacacacacacacacacNNNNNNNNNNNNNNNNNNNNNNNNNNNNNNNNNNNNNNNNNNNNNNNNNNNNNNNNNNNNNNNNNNNNNNNNNNNNNNNNNNNNNNNNNNNNNNNNNNNNNNNNNNNtatatatatatatatatatatatatatatatatatatatatatacacacacacacacacacacacacacacacatattcctaccgtattggttctgttcctcttgAGAACAGCAacatacatctcacacacacacacacacacacacacacacacacacacacacacacacacacacctaccctattggttctgttcctcttgAGAACAGTTACATGGTGTTTATCCCCAAGTGCCTGTGCAATGATTTATACTCAGTAGGCACCTATTAGAAATGTGTAAACTAATCATGTGTAGAATATACATGCTTGTGGCTATGAGTGTTACTCAGTGGCTTGGCATATGTTTAACATGCAGAAGGCACTGGGTTCAGTgcctgagcacacacatacagaatatAATGCCCAGATTCCGCCAGTGGCTcttgaaaagagagaaaaggaagcagactCAGATCCACGTCTTTGTTCCACAGCTCATTTATGGAACTGGGGCAGGTGATTTAACAGCAGTTTGCAACATAAGCCAGGGAGCGAGCAGttcttgctctccctcccagAACCTGGCTGTGAGAGAGATGCCTGCAAGTTTTCCAAAATAGCTATCTGTCGTTGAGCAAGCTGGGTCTGGAGCTGGAGGTTGGCGTACATGCACTCGAGGAGTCCTAGGCATTCCTTGGGCTTCTGACCAGCTCCTGAAGGAAGTGGGGCTGCAAAGAGACAAAGGAAAGAGGCGTTGTAACGGCAGTGAGTTCGGAGGGACTCCATAAGAGCACAGGTCTCCCCAGCTACAGCCTGACCCAGACGCACATGTGCAGGCACTCACTTTCTCAAAGGCTTACCTCCCAATTCTGTCTTAATGTGAAACCAGTCACTGCAGCTcacccctccctgctctgctTCTCCTGCAGTGTTTATGGTCATCTGCATACTCAGGTCCAGCTCATGTCTGTGTAAATTCCCTGCTCGATTGAGTGTATCCTGCAGGCAAGCATGGACTTTTGTCTCATCTACTCTAGTATCTCTGGCATCTAGAGGATCCCCtgtatgtatttaaaacattttaaaaattgggcgtggtggcacatgcctcccaacggtgggagacagaggcaggtgggtctctatgaattcaaggcaagcctgatctacatagtgaagttcctggacaggcagagctacatagtgagaccaagtcttaaaaaacaaacaaacaaggaagccgggtatggtggcacacgcctttaatcccagcacttgggaggcagaggcaggtggatttctgagttcgaggccagcctggtttacagagtgaattccaggacagccagggatacacagagaaaccctgtctcgaaaaccacccccccacaaaaaaaaaagaaaacaagggggctagagagatggctcagtagttaaaaaacATTGACTGCTATtctagtggtcctgagttcaattcccagcaaccacatggtggcttacaaccatctgaaatgggatctgatgccctcttctggtgtgtctgaagacagttacagtgtactcatataaataaaatgaatacatcttttttaaaaagagaaaacaacaataaacttTGGCTGGAAGATGATTCAATGAATAAAAGCACTGGATGCGCTTGCAGAGCtccagggttcagttcctagagCCTAGATGGTGGCTCCCAGATGCCACACTTAGAGGGTCTAATGTCTTCCTCTAGCCTCCAGACGTcatatgcatgtggtgtacaATACTCGTGTGGTGtgggcagaacactcatacacataaaaatctatatttagcctggcaatggtggcacacacctttaatccaagaacatgggaggcagaggcaggtggatttctgagttcgaggccagcctggtctacagagtgagttctaggacagccagggctacacagagaaaccctatctcagaaaaccaaaaggggaaacacacacacacacacacacactacctggGGTTTGGCTATTCCAGGCTacatccctttttaaaaatattttcttttcatttcttttttgtttgtttgtttgttttaaggttctatattttattactgGACAAACATCCTAATTTAAGACAAGAGCAAGTCTCCAAGTTAAAAATGTTGAAATCCATCTGGTAGGACCGATTAATGACAATTCAGTATAAACCCTCAGTCttgctgaagggaaatgaaatttaaggcctaggattcatgtaactttaaaagaaaattgcgtaaattcaaggttcaaataatataAGACAAATAGAGCagcattaggaacttgaaggcctggagcagatccaggcatgctcaggcagacaaacccataggccctttgtggtaaacaagtcctggtaggccttgaaggccaggagttggaactcttataaaaacaagcACCAGTATGTCCAGGCAAACCCCTTGGTAAGGCAAGGTCAAGTTGACTGGGAATGgcgataaaatagagaaaaaaaatacaaaaactggtcTGAGTTATTTTGACTGATTCATCGTCCATCTGGTGGCCAAGGTCATGCTGACCCAGTCACAAGCCACTATCCCAGacccctccctggaattgctGATGCTATAatctgcatgtattattctactgacttgtaatcaagccaattgtgtgatgCTGTGCCAAGTTCTCCAAAAATTCctccaaccctctccctataatgccctataaaaacccctagcttttgagcctcagGGTCAATTCCTCTACTTCCTGCATGAGGTAtgcattggcctggagctccaccattaaactgcctcatgcttttgcaacaagatgGTCTCTCTTGTGTTTTTTGGGAcatcctgactcctgtgacctgggGTTCCCGTGAGAGGGTCCTACATTGCCACTGTGTGAATCCTTACAGACCCAGCTTTGTTCTCCTCCAGTGTCTTCTCTTGGAGTTGAACCTGACTTTGTTACCACTTTTCACCCGGATGCACTGAGGAATGGgatgattttgcttttgtttcttggccaGGAATCGCTAGATTCTGAAAGTCTTGTGAGAAGACATGGCAAGAAGCCGAATCAGGCATAGTGCGCATgatggtggaagaaagaagagcttcttttcatttcttttttctttttcattttattctattttatgtgcattgtgttttgcctgcatgtccatCTGTGTGAagatatcagatctcctggaactggagttacagacagttgtgagctgcctgtctgAATTGTGAGCTGAgttgtgattgctgggaattgaacaccagtcctctggaagagcagccagctctcttaaccactgagccatctctccacctgctttgggggtgggggttgagataGTCTCAAGTAGCCacatagctcaagctggccttcaTCTAAATGAGAacagccagctttttttttttttttttttaatttattatatgaatgctctgctgcatatacaactgcatgccagaagaggggatcagactcccttagagatggttgtgagctaccatgtggttgctgggaattgaactcaggtcctctggaagaacagtcagtgctcttaaccactgagccatctcttcagcctgatagccagcattttttattttcttattttttatttttttttttttttggtttttcgagacagggttttgttttttgttttttgttttgttttgtttttcgagacagggtttctctgtatagccctggctgtcctggaactctgtagaccaggctgccctcgaactcggaaatccgcctgcctctgcctcccaagtgctgggattaaaggtgtacaccaccactgcctggccagcttttttaaaaaacaaacaactttttgttttggaattttttttaaagagttatttatggGTATGGGTGTTTTACTTACATActtgtctgtgtaccatgtacatacaGTGCCtctagaggccaaaagaggatgttAAATCCTTTGGAACTGTAATTACAAaatggttgttagctgccatgaTGTAGGGTCTAGGAATTGGACTCTGTCTTCTcaaccagccagtgctcttacctgctgagcccctCTCCATCTCCAGCTCTGAGGATGGCCTTCTTGAGCCActctcttccaagtgctggcctAACAGGTGAGCGTCACATTTGAGCCActctcttccaagtgctggcctAACAGATGTGTGCCACATTTGAGCCActctcttccaagtgctggcctAACAGATGTGTGTCACATTTGAGCCActctcttccaagtgctggcctAACAGATGTGTGTCACATTTGAGCCACTCTCTTCCAAGTGCCGGCCTAACAGGTGAGTGTCACATTTGGCTGCCAggcttttattaagaaaatgttttgttgttgttcctgtttttatttgttttcagatttttttcattttatgtgtttgagtgttttacctgcatgtctgtctgtctgtgtaccgtGCTCACATCTGATggccaaggaggtcagaagaggactttgaatctcctggcactggagttaccgatggttgtgagccacttgtgGGTTCTAGAAATCTAACCCAGGTCCACTGCAAGACAGATACATGctcttctcttgtttgtttttgtttttcagacagggtttctctgtgtagccctgtccaccctggaacttgctttgtagaccaggctagccttgaactcagaaattcatctggctctgcctcctaagtgctgggactaaaggcaccaccaccacccaacacttgttttctttttaagacaaggtctcactatgtatctttgGGTGGTCTGGAATTCaagatgtagaccaggctggtcttgatcttACAGACATCTACTTAAGTCTTTGAAAACTTGATAGAGCCAGGCATGATGCTGTATGTCAGTAATTCTCAGGATGATGA of Mus pahari chromosome 4, PAHARI_EIJ_v1.1, whole genome shotgun sequence contains these proteins:
- the Tsacc gene encoding TSSK6-activating co-chaperone protein codes for the protein MEQQTSNPTKEKGKEEDNVACLCPAKSSPSYINLPANYTPANFLTIQTKLPSAPLPSGAGQKPKECLGLLECMYANLQLQTQLAQRQIAILENLQASLSQPGSGRESKNCSLPGLCCKLLLNHLPQFHK